Part of the Variovorax sp. PAMC 28711 genome is shown below.
CACGCCGAGCAGCACATAGGTAAGGATTTTCACGCGGTCGACATCGACCGCGGCATAGCGCGCGACCTGCTCGTTGGAGCCGATCGCCTGCACATAGCGGCCGTAGGCGGTGCGGTTCAGGATCACGCCGCCGACGACCGCCACGGCCACGAACACCCACACCGGCACCGGGATGCCCAGCAGGCTCGCGTAATACACGGGCGCGTAGAGGTCCGACAGGTTGTTGTCCAGCGTGAGCGCGCCGCCGTCGGCGAAATACGTGAGGTAGGCGCGGAAGATGCCGAGCGTGCCCAGCGTCACGATGAAGGGCTCGATGCGGCCCTTGGTGATGAGCAGGCCGTGCGCCAGCCCGAACAACGCGCCCAACAGCACCGCGAGCGTCGCGCCCGCCATCACGGCGAGCAAAGGCGAGCCGAGTGCCGGGCCGGCCCAGTTGATGAACATGATCACGCTGCCTGCGATGAGCGCCGCCATCGACCCCACCGAGAGGTCGATGCCGCCCGAGATGATCACGAAGCACATGCCCACCGCGATGATGCCGATGAAGGCGGTGCGCGTGAGCACGTTCATCGCGTTGTCGACGGTCACGAAGTCGCTGTTGAGCAGCGTGCCTGCGATGCAGAGCAACACGAGGCCTGCGATCGGGCCGATGCCGCGCAGCCTTTCGGCCCAGCGGGGTTTGGCTTCAGCGCGGTGCGCCGCGTCAGGCGTGTTCTGGGGCTGTTCCGGTGGCATGAGCGATAAGCCCCTCTTCGGTGAGATGTTCGGCGTCCAGCGTGGTGACGATCCGGCCCGCGCGCATCACCGCGACGCGGTGGCACAGGCCGATCAATTCCATCAGCTCGGACGAGACGACGATCACGGCGAGCCCTTCGCGGGCCAGTCGCTGGATCAGGAAATAGATGTCGCGCTTGGCCCCGACGTCGACACCGCGCGTGGGCTCGTCGAGCACCACGACTTTCGGTCGGGGTTGGAGCACTTTCGCGAGCGCGAGCTTCTGCTGGTTGCCGCCCGAGAGCGACGACGCGCGCACGTCGAGCGAGCCGGTGCGGATGCCGTAGTCCTGCACCGCTTCGGCCAGCGCCGCGCGCTCGGCTTCTGGCTGGAGCCAGGGCCGCGCGTATCGCTCGAGCGCCATCAGCGTGAGGTTCTGGCGCAAGCCGAAGTCGACGTGCAGGCCCTTGCCCTTGCGGTCTTCGCTGAGGTAGGTGAAGCCGTGCCGTGCGGCATCGCGCGGGTTGCGCAGCTTCACCGGCTGGCCGAGCATCTGCACATCGCCGCTGCCGGGGCGCAGGCCTATCAGCCCCTCGAAGAGTTCGGTGCGGCCCGCACCGACGAGGCCTGCGAAGCCGAGGATCTCGCCCGCATGCACTTCGAAGCCAGCGTCTCGCGCCCAGCCGGGCACATTGAAGTGGCGCACACGCATGGCGGGGGCATCGCTGACGACGACTGCATCGCGTGGCGGGTACAGGTCCGACAGCTCGCGCCCAACCATGAGGTTGGCCATCTGGTGGCGCGTGACGTCCGCCGTCTGCGCGCGAGCGACAAAACGGCCGTCGCGCATGACGATGACTTCATCGGTGACGCGCTCCACCTCGTCCAGCTTGTGCGAGATGTAGACGATGGTCACGCCGTCGGCACGCAGCTGTGCGATGAGCTTGAAGAGACGTTCGGTTTCGCCGGGCGTGAGCGTCGCGGTCGGCTCGTCCATGATCAGGAGTCGCGCGCGCCGGGCGATCGCCTTGGCGATCTCGACCAGTTGCTTCTCGGCCACGATCAGGCGACGCACCTTGGTGGTCGGGTCGATCTGCAAGCCAACCGCTGCGAGCGCGGCCGCAGCGTCGCGCGCCATGGCCGCATCGTCGAGTAGCCAGCCGTTTTTCTTTTCGTGGCCGAGGAAGATGTTCTGCGCCACGCTCAGGTCTTCGGCGAGGTTGAACTCCTGGTGGATCAACACGATGCCCAGCGCCTCGGCGTCACGCGAACTGCCGAACACCTGCTGCGAGCCATTGATCTGCAACGTGCCGCCCGTCAGGGTTTCATAGCCGGCGAGGATCTTCATCAGCGTCGATTTGCCGGCGCCGTTTTCGCCGAGCAGGCCATACACGCGGCCCGGCGCGAGCGCGAAGCTCACACCGTGCAGCACCTGCACCGGCCCGAAGCTTTTGACGACGTCGTGGAACGCGACGGCCACGCTGTGCTTGACGGGATTGTTCATGGTGCGACGCCTCGCGCCTTCAGTGTTTCGTGCATCGCCAGCACGCCCGCGCCGATCACGCCGCCCTGCGCGCCGAGCGGTGTGTACTGGATTTCCAAGTGTCGGGTCGAGAGCGCGAGCGAACGCTGGTAGACGCTCTGGCGCACCGCCGCAAGAAACAGCGGCCCGATGCGCGTGATGCCGCCGCCGATGAACACGTGCGACGGATTGAAGAAATTCACCACCGACGCCAGCATCTGGCCGATCAGGCTGCCGGCGCGCTGGATGATGTCGTTGGCCGCGGCGTCGCCCGCACGGCTGGCCTCGCCGACATGCTGCGCATCGATGTGGCCGTGCGTGCGAAGGCATTCGGCCAGCGCGTCGCTGTCGCCGGCCTCCGCGGCCTCGACGGCCATGCGCGTGATCGCGGGTCCTGCCGCCATCACCTCGACGCAGCCGACGTTGCCGCAGTGGCAGCGCGGGCCTTCCTGATCGACGCAGATGTGGCCGACGTCACCCGCCGAGCCGGCCGCGCCGCGGTACACGACGCCGTGGCACACGATGCCGCAGCCGATGCCGGTCCCGTCCTTGATCACGAGGAAGTTGGTGAGCGAGCGCTGCAGGCGCCAGAGTTCGCCGAGCGCCATCAGGTTGACGTCGTTGTCGACGAACACCGGCGCGGCGTAGTCCTCGCGCAGGTAGTCGCGGATCGAAAAACCGTCCCAGGCCGGCATCAGCGGCGGGTTGACCAACTGGCCGATCTCGAAATTGACCGGACCCGGCACGCCGATGCCGATGCCGATGACATCGCGTGCGCTGCGGCCGCACTGGGCAAGCAACTCGCGCATGAGGACGCGGACGCGGGCCAGAACCACGCCCGGGCCGCGCTTCACGTCGGCCGCCTCAGCGCGATGGGCCAGCACGGCGAGGTCCGGGCTGAGCACCGCCACATCGAGGCTGGTGGCCCCGATGTCGATGCCGACCACGACGCCCAGAGAACCGTTGAGTTGAAGATTTTCAGGGCGGCGACCGCCCGAGGAACGCTGCAGCCCGGATTCGGCGAGCAGGCCCTGGGCCACCAGGCCGGCGATCAGCGCATTCGCCTTGCTCTTGGAAAAACCGAGCCGTTCGGCCATGCCATGCCGCGAGCCGCCGGCCGACCAGAAGGTCGTTTCCAGCAACTGCATTTCGTCGGCTGTCAGTCCGCTCCAGCGTTCCACGCGGTGTCTCCAATGTCTCTTGCCGCCGGTCTTGGTGCCGGGCGAACGCGAATGGTAGAGGCGCAGCTTCAGCCAGACAAGGCTTATCTTCGACCGAATAAAGACCGAAGTGGTTTTTGGCGTGCCCAAAGCAAAAGCCGCCCGAAGGCGGCTTTCAATGCGGCAAGCAACGCTTGGCGCTTACTTCTTCTGGCGGTATTTGCGCAGCGCAGCGATCTGGGCGGCCATCACCAGTAACTCCGACTGCGCCATCGCGATGTCGATGTCGGTCTTGGCGTTCTTGAGCGCTTCCTCGGCGGCGGCCTTGGCCTGGTTCGCCTTTTCGTCGTCGAGGTCCTTGCCGCGGATCGCGGTGTCGGACAACACGGTGACGGCGTTGGGCTGCACTTCGAGAATGCCGCCCGCGACGAACACGAATTCCTCGCCTCCGTCGGCCATCTCGATGCGCACGGCGCCCGGACGGATGCGGGTGATCAGCGGCGTGTGACGCGGATAGATGCCGAGCTCGCCGGTTTCACCGGGCAGCGCGACGAACCTCGCCTCGCCCGAGAAGATCGACGCTTCCGCGCTGACCACGTCGACGTGAATGGTGTTTGCCATGGGGGTTCCTTGGCCGCTTTACGCGACTTTCTTGGCCTTTTCGAACGCCTCGTCGATGCCGCCCACCATGTAGAACGCCTGTTCCGGCAGGTGGTCGGCTTCGCCGTTCACGATCATCTTGAAACCACGGATGGTTTCGGCCAGCGGCACGTACTTGCCCGGCGAGCCTGTGAACACTTCGGCCACGTGGAACGGCTGCGAGAAGAAGCGCTGGATCTTGCGCGCACGGGCCACGGCGAGCTTGTCGTCGGGGGCCAGTTCGTCCATGCCCAGAATCGCGATGATGTCGCGCAGTTCCTTGTAGCGCTGCAGCATGCCCTGCACGGCGCGGGCCGTGTTGTAGTGCTCTTCGCCGACCACGTTCGGGTCGAGCTGGCGCGAGGTCGAGTCCAGCGGGTCGACCGCCGGGTAGATGCCGAGCGACGCGATGTCGCGCGACAAGGCCACGGTCGAATCCAGATGGGCGAAGGTGGTGGCAGGCGACGGGTCGGTGTAATCGTCCGCAGGCACGTACACGGCCTGGATCGAGGTGATCGAGCCGACCTTGGTCGACGTGATGCGCTCTTGCAGGCGGCCCATTTCCTCGGCCAGCGTTGGCTGGTAGCCCACGGCGGAAGGCATCCGGCCCAGCAGTGCCGACACTTCGGTACCGGCCAGCGTGTAGCGGTAGATGTTGTCCACGAAGAACAGCACGTCGCGGCCTTCGTCGCGGAACGATTCGGCAATGGTCAGGCCGGTCAGCGCCACGCGCAGACGGTTGCCCGGCGGCTCATTCATCTGGCCGTAGACCATGGCCACTTTCGACTCTTCGAGGTTCTCGAGGTTCACGACGCCGGAGTCGGCCATCTCGTGATAGAAGTCGTTGCCTTCGCGGGTCCGCTCGCCCACACCGGCGAACACCGACACGCCCGAGTGGGCCTTGGCGATGTTGTTGATGAGTTCCATCATGTTCACGGTCTTGCCCACGCCGGCACCACCGAACAGGCCCACCTTGCCGCCCTTGGCGAACGGGCAGATCAGGTCGATCACCTTGATGCCGGTTTCCAGCAGGTCTTGCGATGGCGACAGTTCGTCGTAGGCAGGTGCCTTGCGATGGATCGATGCGGTGAGCTCATGGCTGACCGGACCGCGTTCGTCGATCGGCGCGCCGAGCACGTCCATGATGCGACCCAGCGTGGCCTTGCCGACCGGCACCGTGATGGGTGCGTTGGTGTTGCTCACCATCAGGCCGCGGCGCAGGCCGTCGGACGAACCGAGCGCAATGGTGCGCACGATGCCGTCGCCGAGTTGCTGCTGCACCTCGAGCGTCAGCGCGCTGCCTTCGAACTTCAGGGCGTCGTAAATCCGGGGCATCTGGTCACGCGGAAATTCCACGTCGACCACGGCGCCGATGCATTGAACGATCTTGCCTTGTGCTGCGTTTGCTTGAGCCATGTGTGCTCCGATAAAAGTTGTTTGGGGGGACGTCGACAGTGGGCGGCGACTCAGACGCCGGCGGCGGCTGCCGCGCCCGCGACGATCTCGGACAGTTCTTTGGTGATGCCGGCCTGGCGCGTCTTGTTGTAGATCAGCTTGAGCTCGCCGATCACATTGCCGGCGTTGTCGGTCGCGGCCTTCATCGCCACCATGCGCGCCGAATGTTCGGACGCCATGTTTTCAGCGACCGCCTGGTACACCAGCGATTCGACATAGCGAACAAGCAGCTCGTCGATCACGCTTTGCGCATCGGGTTCGTAGATGTAGTCCCACGAATGCGCGCCGGCCTCGGTTTGAAGCGAGTCGGCAGCCAGCGGCAGCAACTGCTCGACCACCGGCTCCTGCTTGATCGTGTTGATGAACTTCGTGTAGCAGAGATAGACCGCCGAGATCTTGCCTTCGGCGTATGCGTCGAGAAGCGTCTTGACCGGGCCGATCAGCTTGTCCAGATGCGGCACATCGCCCAGGTGGGTGACGTGCGCCACCACGCGGGCACCGATGCGGTTGAGGAACCCCAGACCCTTGCTGCCGATCGCGACCGATTCGATCGCGACACCGTTCGCCTGCGCCTCGCGCAGCTTGACAGTCACGGCGCGCAGCAGGTTGGTGTTCAACCCGCCGCACAGGCCCTTGTCGCTGGTCACGATGATGAAGCCGATGCCCTTGGCTTCGTTCGTCTTCATGAACGCGTGGGTGTACTCGGGGTTCGCCTTGCCGAGGTTGGCCGCGATGTTGCGAATCTTCTCGCTGTAGGGGCGAGCAGCGCGCATGCGTTCCTGCGCCTTGCGCATCTTGGAAACCGAGACCATTTCCATGGCCTTGGTGATCTTCTTGGTGTTTTCCACCGATTTGATCTTGCCGCGGATTTCCTTACCAGCTGCCATGAGTGTTCCTTGCTTGGTCGACGATCAGGCGAACGACTTCTTGAACGACGTGATGGCCGTCGTCAGTTCGGCTTCTGCGTCCTTGTCGAGGGCCTTGGCCTTCTCGATCTTGTCGAGCAGCGCCGCGTGGCTCGACTTCAGGTACTGGTGCAGGCCGTGTTCGAACGGCAGCACTTTCTTGATTTCGAGGTCGTCCATGAAGCCCTTGTTCACGGCGAACAGCGTGGCGCCCATCAGCGAGATCGGCAGCGGGCTGTACTGCGCCTGCTTGAGCAATTCGGTGACGCGGGCACCGCGGTCGAGTTGCTTGCGGGTCGCTTCGTCCAGGTCGGAGGCGAACTGCGCGAACGCAGCCAACTCGCGGTACTGGGCCAGGTCGGTACGGATACCGCCGGACAGGCTCTTGATGATCTTGGTCTGCGCCGACGAACCCACGCGCGACACCGAGATACCGGCGTTGATTGCGGGGCGAATGCCGGCATTGAACAGGCTGGTTTCCAGGAAGATCTGGCCGTCGGTGATCGAGATCACATTGGTCGGCACGAAAGCGGACACGTCGCCGGCTTGCGTTTCGATGATCGGCAGTGCCGTCAGCGAACCGGTCTTGCCCTTCACTTCGCCCTTGGTGAAGGCTTCGACGTAGTCGGCGTTCACCCGGGCGGCGCGCTCGAGCAAGCGGCTATGGAGATAGAACACGTCGCCGGGATAGGCTTCGCGGCCTGGCGGGCGGCGCAGCAGCAGCGACACTTGGCGGTACGCAACAGCTTGCTTGGACAGGTCGTCATAGACGATCAGTGCGTCTTCGCCGCGGTCGCGGAAGTATTCGCCCATCGTGCAGCCCGAGTACGCCGAAACGTACTGCATCGCGGCCGATTCCGAAGCGGAAGCCGCGACCACGATGGTGTAGTCCATGGCGCCGGCTTGTTCCAGCGAGCGCACCACGTTCTTGATCGACGACGCCTTCTGACCGATGGCGACGTAGATGCACGTCACGCCCTGGCCCTTCTGGTTGATGATCGCGTCGATGGCCACGGCGGTCTTGCCGGTCTGGCGGTCGCCAATGATCAGCTCGCGCTGGCCACGGCCGATCGGCACCATCGAGTCGATGGACTTCAGGCCGGTTTGCAGCGGCTGATCGACCGACTTGCGTGCGATCACGCCCGGGGCGACCTTTTCGATCACGTCGGTCATCGTGGCATTGATCGGACCCTTGCCGTCGATCGGCTGGCCCAGGGCATTCACCACGCGGCCGATCAGTTCGGGGCCGACCGGCACTTCCAGGATGCGGCCCGTGCACTTCACGGTGTCGCCTTCGGAGATGTGCTCGTATTCGCCCAGAATCACGGCGCCGACCGAGTCGCGCTCGAGATTCAGCGCCAGGCCGAACGACGGCGTGCCGTCAGCACTTGGCGGAAATTCGAGCATTTCGCCCTGCATCGCGTCCGACAGGCCGTGCACGCGCACGATGCCATCGGTCACCGAGACGACGGTGCCCTGATTGCGAATGTCGGCGCTGACACCCAGACCCTCGATACGGCTCTTGATCAGTTCGGAAATTTCTGCGGGATTGAGTTGCATGACTCTTTCCTTCTTTCAATAAATAGGGCCAACGGCCACTCCCCGCATCAAGCGGTGAGCGCTGCTTTCATTTGCTCGAGACGAGCCTTCACGGAGGTGTCGAGGACTTCGTCACCCACCACGACGCGAATGCCGCCGATCAGCGACGGGTCGGACTCGACCCGTGTCGTCAGCTTGCGGCCGAAGCGGCGCTCCAGCGCCACGCCGACGTCGTGCAACTCTGCATCGGCGATCGGAAAGGCGCTGTAGATCACCGCGTCCGAAGCGCCGCTCTGCGCGTTCATGAGCGCGCGATACTGGACGGCGACCTCGGGCAGCGCAGCGATGCGTCGGTTGTCGATCACGGCGCGCAGGAAGTTCTTGCCGTGTTCAGGCAAGCCCGGCGACATCAGCCCGGACACCAGGTCAAAGACCTGTTCCGCCGA
Proteins encoded:
- a CDS encoding ROK family protein, whose amino-acid sequence is MQLLETTFWSAGGSRHGMAERLGFSKSKANALIAGLVAQGLLAESGLQRSSGGRRPENLQLNGSLGVVVGIDIGATSLDVAVLSPDLAVLAHRAEAADVKRGPGVVLARVRVLMRELLAQCGRSARDVIGIGIGVPGPVNFEIGQLVNPPLMPAWDGFSIRDYLREDYAAPVFVDNDVNLMALGELWRLQRSLTNFLVIKDGTGIGCGIVCHGVVYRGAAGSAGDVGHICVDQEGPRCHCGNVGCVEVMAAGPAITRMAVEAAEAGDSDALAECLRTHGHIDAQHVGEASRAGDAAANDIIQRAGSLIGQMLASVVNFFNPSHVFIGGGITRIGPLFLAAVRQSVYQRSLALSTRHLEIQYTPLGAQGGVIGAGVLAMHETLKARGVAP
- a CDS encoding ABC transporter permease — its product is MPPEQPQNTPDAAHRAEAKPRWAERLRGIGPIAGLVLLCIAGTLLNSDFVTVDNAMNVLTRTAFIGIIAVGMCFVIISGGIDLSVGSMAALIAGSVIMFINWAGPALGSPLLAVMAGATLAVLLGALFGLAHGLLITKGRIEPFIVTLGTLGIFRAYLTYFADGGALTLDNNLSDLYAPVYYASLLGIPVPVWVFVAVAVVGGVILNRTAYGRYVQAIGSNEQVARYAAVDVDRVKILTYVLLGVCVGIATLLYVPRLGSASPTTGLLWELEAIAAVIVGGTALKGGAGSITGTVIGAILLSVISNILNLTSVISVYLNAAVQGFVIIIVAFLQRGRR
- a CDS encoding sugar ABC transporter ATP-binding protein translates to MNNPVKHSVAVAFHDVVKSFGPVQVLHGVSFALAPGRVYGLLGENGAGKSTLMKILAGYETLTGGTLQINGSQQVFGSSRDAEALGIVLIHQEFNLAEDLSVAQNIFLGHEKKNGWLLDDAAMARDAAAALAAVGLQIDPTTKVRRLIVAEKQLVEIAKAIARRARLLIMDEPTATLTPGETERLFKLIAQLRADGVTIVYISHKLDEVERVTDEVIVMRDGRFVARAQTADVTRHQMANLMVGRELSDLYPPRDAVVVSDAPAMRVRHFNVPGWARDAGFEVHAGEILGFAGLVGAGRTELFEGLIGLRPGSGDVQMLGQPVKLRNPRDAARHGFTYLSEDRKGKGLHVDFGLRQNLTLMALERYARPWLQPEAERAALAEAVQDYGIRTGSLDVRASSLSGGNQQKLALAKVLQPRPKVVVLDEPTRGVDVGAKRDIYFLIQRLAREGLAVIVVSSELMELIGLCHRVAVMRAGRIVTTLDAEHLTEEGLIAHATGTAPEHA
- the atpG gene encoding F0F1 ATP synthase subunit gamma yields the protein MAAGKEIRGKIKSVENTKKITKAMEMVSVSKMRKAQERMRAARPYSEKIRNIAANLGKANPEYTHAFMKTNEAKGIGFIIVTSDKGLCGGLNTNLLRAVTVKLREAQANGVAIESVAIGSKGLGFLNRIGARVVAHVTHLGDVPHLDKLIGPVKTLLDAYAEGKISAVYLCYTKFINTIKQEPVVEQLLPLAADSLQTEAGAHSWDYIYEPDAQSVIDELLVRYVESLVYQAVAENMASEHSARMVAMKAATDNAGNVIGELKLIYNKTRQAGITKELSEIVAGAAAAAGV
- the atpA gene encoding F0F1 ATP synthase subunit alpha; amino-acid sequence: MQLNPAEISELIKSRIEGLGVSADIRNQGTVVSVTDGIVRVHGLSDAMQGEMLEFPPSADGTPSFGLALNLERDSVGAVILGEYEHISEGDTVKCTGRILEVPVGPELIGRVVNALGQPIDGKGPINATMTDVIEKVAPGVIARKSVDQPLQTGLKSIDSMVPIGRGQRELIIGDRQTGKTAVAIDAIINQKGQGVTCIYVAIGQKASSIKNVVRSLEQAGAMDYTIVVAASASESAAMQYVSAYSGCTMGEYFRDRGEDALIVYDDLSKQAVAYRQVSLLLRRPPGREAYPGDVFYLHSRLLERAARVNADYVEAFTKGEVKGKTGSLTALPIIETQAGDVSAFVPTNVISITDGQIFLETSLFNAGIRPAINAGISVSRVGSSAQTKIIKSLSGGIRTDLAQYRELAAFAQFASDLDEATRKQLDRGARVTELLKQAQYSPLPISLMGATLFAVNKGFMDDLEIKKVLPFEHGLHQYLKSSHAALLDKIEKAKALDKDAEAELTTAITSFKKSFA
- the atpD gene encoding F0F1 ATP synthase subunit beta; amino-acid sequence: MAQANAAQGKIVQCIGAVVDVEFPRDQMPRIYDALKFEGSALTLEVQQQLGDGIVRTIALGSSDGLRRGLMVSNTNAPITVPVGKATLGRIMDVLGAPIDERGPVSHELTASIHRKAPAYDELSPSQDLLETGIKVIDLICPFAKGGKVGLFGGAGVGKTVNMMELINNIAKAHSGVSVFAGVGERTREGNDFYHEMADSGVVNLENLEESKVAMVYGQMNEPPGNRLRVALTGLTIAESFRDEGRDVLFFVDNIYRYTLAGTEVSALLGRMPSAVGYQPTLAEEMGRLQERITSTKVGSITSIQAVYVPADDYTDPSPATTFAHLDSTVALSRDIASLGIYPAVDPLDSTSRQLDPNVVGEEHYNTARAVQGMLQRYKELRDIIAILGMDELAPDDKLAVARARKIQRFFSQPFHVAEVFTGSPGKYVPLAETIRGFKMIVNGEADHLPEQAFYMVGGIDEAFEKAKKVA
- a CDS encoding F0F1 ATP synthase subunit epsilon — translated: MANTIHVDVVSAEASIFSGEARFVALPGETGELGIYPRHTPLITRIRPGAVRIEMADGGEEFVFVAGGILEVQPNAVTVLSDTAIRGKDLDDEKANQAKAAAEEALKNAKTDIDIAMAQSELLVMAAQIAALRKYRQKK
- a CDS encoding F0F1 ATP synthase subunit delta, with product MAELATIARPYADALFDASSADVAGAAGWIDQLAVIAGSPQLQQFASDPKVSAEQVFDLVSGLMSPGLPEHGKNFLRAVIDNRRIAALPEVAVQYRALMNAQSGASDAVIYSAFPIADAELHDVGVALERRFGRKLTTRVESDPSLIGGIRVVVGDEVLDTSVKARLEQMKAALTA